TGTTTCTGTGATAACTCCTTTGTAGCTGAAGAATTTTAGGGTTTTTCCAAGTAATTCTGCAGCAACAGTAAGTGTAGAACGGCTGTAGAAATGTTTTGTCAATATTAAATTACCTGTCATAAACTTGTTTGGATATGTGTTAAATGCCGGTTGAGCCAAATCCTCCACTACCACGCTTAGTTTTTTCATTAAACTCATCAACTAGTTGCCATTTCACCTTAACTATTGGGCTAATTATAATCTGTGCTATTCTATCTCCTTTATTTATAGTATATGATTTATTACTAAGGTTGATTAAACAAACTTTTATCTCTCCCTGATAGTCTGAATCTATAGTGCCGGGTGAATTAAGTACTGTTATGCCAAATTTCATTGCTAGACCCGACCTTGGGCGTATTTGCCCTTCATAGCAATCAGGTATTGAAATTGCAATGCCAGTTGCAATCAATTCTCTATTCATCGGCTCTATGTTAATGGGATTATCTATAGCTGCATAAAGATCCATTCCTGCACTTTGTGGTGTTGCATAAGATGGTAGTAATAGACCCTCATAATGAGGAAGTGTTTTTATTTCAATAAGCATATCTTAAGTAAATGTAATGTATCTAGCGAGTGTATCTTAAACATATCATTCTTTCATTAGAATATTTGCTAACTTTATTACATAAGACGCAATACTATAGAATTACTGTTATTGAAATGGCTAGTTTAACTTTTATGAGGCGAGAATTTGTATCATATTTAATATAAACTAAATACTGTCGTGAAACACTATCCTGAAAACAGGAATTATAGGCAATAGTATGGGCAACTCAGCATTGGATAATTTCAAAAAAGATGTTGATGAAATTAGAAGAAAACTTAGTGAATGGGAAAGTAAAAAAATATATGATCAGCTTAACAACAAAGAGAAAGAAGAGGCACTTCGATACATTGAAAGTATAATTGATCAATTAAAAATTGACTCTCAAGCGCTTGGCATTAACAATTCTCTCTTTGAACAAATGCAGAGGTCAGTAAATGAAATAGAGAAATTCACTAGCAGTTTTACAGCAATGATGACTTCCTTTCGAGAAAGTAATAAAGAACTTGCTGATGCAACTGAAAAAGTGGAAGAAATAGTTAGTAATAATAATGGCCAAAATGTAATAGAGGAGATACGTACACTTTTTATTAATGGTGGGCCTATTCAAGTAAAATTTGACAATCTTGTCCAGAAGGAAGATTTAGGTATTAAGGGCGGAAATTTTGATCTAAAGAATCTTGTTAAAAAATCTGATTTGGGTGTTGAGAATGAAAGTGTTGATCTAAAGGAGCTTGCCACAAGAGAAGAGGTAAAAAAACTTGTACCTAATCTAGATGACCTTGTTAAAACAGTTGATCTCGATAGGCTTAACCAACAAGTAGCTGATTTTGCTAAGCAAAATAAAGCTTTTGATCAAACTATTACTAAAGAGGTCAAAGCGATCTCACAAGGAGTAAATATTATACCCCAAGAAGTAAAAGTAGAATTCGTAAAAGGTAACGAAGTGGCGGGCAGATATGAGACTGAGATAAAACTAGAAGGTAATAAGATTGGTACTTTTTCTCCAACAGGGTATTATTTTTTTGATAATAGGATCTATATCTATGATCATTTGAACTCTCAGATTAGTATTGATCTATCACCGCAATTTCACTTTTTAAAAGTCGTAAAAATTAAAGAAGATGGATATAAATTAGTCTTCTGTAATAAGGGTGGGCAAGAATACTATAAAATTCCAAGTAACTATAGGCTAATTAGTTCAGAAAATCTTAAGGGTACAAAAAATATTAATTTTAAAAAATATTATACTGAAAACGGCTCAAGCCCATCATTTGTTGTTAAAATGAACAGTACTAGTTATCCAAATTCTAGTCAGCATGGTGTAGACGTGTATGAGATAGGCAATGGAGAAAAAAAGATAGGATCACTCATAGATGAGTTTGGTTATTACGACAGTCAAAATAAATTTCATTATTCCAATAATCATATAAATGCTCAGGATCATTCTTATAATTTTCCCTCATTTACTATACATAGAGGAGATACTGAGTGTAGTTCGCATGAAATGCAGGGGGATACAGATAATATAGATCTTGCTAGTGATGAGATAAC
This sequence is a window from Candidatus Mesenet endosymbiont of Phosphuga atrata. Protein-coding genes within it:
- the dut gene encoding dUTP diphosphatase, with amino-acid sequence MLIEIKTLPHYEGLLLPSYATPQSAGMDLYAAIDNPINIEPMNRELIATGIAISIPDCYEGQIRPRSGLAMKFGITVLNSPGTIDSDYQGEIKVCLINLSNKSYTINKGDRIAQIIISPIVKVKWQLVDEFNEKTKRGSGGFGSTGI